Proteins encoded within one genomic window of Paenarthrobacter sp. JL.01a:
- a CDS encoding exonuclease SbcCD subunit D: MRLLHTSDWHLGRSFHGVGMLDAQRSFVDQLVAFVQAQSVDVVLVAGDVYDRALPGLDVVKLLDDALVRITQAGAAVVVTSGNHDSAIRLGFASRLLERGGVHVRTRVEELDVPVLLPLHPGGDPSAHVAIYGIPYLEPRLVAERLGVENASHFDVTKEAVDRIRRDVERRRESGTVHPVVLAHTFASGGITSESERDISIGGLGAVPLDLFDGFTYTALGHLHGRQELAPNVRYSGSPLAYSFSEAKHHKGAWLLNIASDGAASVQEVRWEPPNALAVLRGKLDDLLASEEYAWAVNAYCQVTLTDAKRPPQAMEKLRTRFPETLVLAFDPEGAESRPQTSYSSRLAEAESDLDICCGFLEHVRGRGPADSEAAALREALEAVRLEEAEL, from the coding sequence ATGCGGTTACTCCACACATCGGACTGGCATTTGGGCCGGTCATTCCACGGCGTAGGCATGCTGGATGCCCAGCGCAGCTTCGTGGACCAGCTGGTGGCTTTCGTCCAGGCCCAATCAGTGGACGTGGTGTTGGTTGCAGGAGACGTCTACGACCGTGCGCTGCCCGGCCTGGACGTGGTGAAGCTGCTCGATGACGCCTTGGTCCGGATTACGCAGGCTGGGGCCGCCGTCGTTGTGACCAGCGGCAATCACGATTCCGCCATCAGGTTGGGCTTTGCGTCCCGGCTCCTGGAACGCGGCGGAGTCCATGTCCGGACACGCGTGGAGGAACTGGACGTTCCCGTCCTCCTGCCTTTGCACCCCGGAGGGGATCCGTCGGCCCACGTCGCCATCTACGGGATTCCCTACCTTGAGCCCCGATTGGTGGCGGAGCGGCTGGGCGTCGAAAATGCCAGCCACTTCGACGTCACGAAGGAGGCCGTGGACAGGATTCGGCGCGATGTCGAGCGCCGTCGCGAATCCGGCACCGTTCATCCCGTCGTCCTGGCGCACACTTTCGCCAGTGGAGGCATCACCTCCGAAAGTGAGCGGGATATCAGCATTGGCGGCCTGGGCGCGGTTCCGCTGGACCTGTTTGACGGCTTCACATACACGGCATTGGGCCATCTTCATGGCCGTCAGGAGTTGGCGCCCAATGTCCGTTACTCGGGTTCTCCGCTGGCGTATTCCTTCTCCGAGGCCAAGCACCACAAGGGCGCATGGCTGCTCAACATTGCAAGCGATGGAGCAGCCAGTGTTCAGGAAGTTCGCTGGGAGCCGCCCAATGCGCTGGCGGTCCTGCGGGGAAAGCTGGATGATTTGCTGGCCTCGGAAGAATACGCCTGGGCTGTGAACGCGTACTGCCAGGTCACCCTGACAGATGCCAAACGGCCGCCGCAGGCCATGGAGAAGTTGCGCACGCGATTCCCCGAAACACTGGTTCTTGCCTTTGATCCCGAAGGCGCCGAATCCAGGCCTCAGACAAGTTACAGCAGCCGCCTCGCCGAGGCCGAAAGCGACCTGGACATTTGTTGTGGCTTCCTCGAGCACGTCCGGGGCAGGGGACCTGCGGACTCCGAGGCAGCGGCACTGCGCGAAGCCCTCGAGGCAGTGCGTTTGGAGGAAGCGGAACTATGA
- a CDS encoding MIP/aquaporin family protein, with protein sequence MTTSVQAATEPQPGLLARLGAEALGSLFIVLVAVGVSIFSNPSGAPLPAALATGLAVTAVMAAFGYISGGHFNPVITLGNLIAGRIRAVAAVAYLAAQIVGSVIGAALVYIVVTMVPVLTDSRAAFGSTAAGFGEHAVAQTQMAGVLLVEVIGSALLVAVFLGATAGRRAVPAVAPFAVGLSVAVLVQFGQVLGNLPFNPARATAQAFFSPSWALDGLWLFWVAPLMGAALAGLAFRGFQGLSAGSDAAAEPQTGSDAINDDFDAATVEDASDSGTDDAAAQQLPAKPVHDDARDFFDNKKG encoded by the coding sequence ATGACCACTTCTGTTCAGGCCGCTACCGAACCCCAGCCGGGACTCCTGGCCAGGTTGGGCGCCGAAGCACTGGGTTCGTTGTTCATTGTGCTTGTGGCGGTGGGCGTTTCGATCTTCTCGAACCCCTCCGGGGCGCCGCTGCCTGCAGCCTTGGCCACCGGACTGGCGGTTACTGCGGTCATGGCGGCATTCGGCTACATCTCCGGGGGCCATTTCAACCCGGTGATCACCTTGGGCAACCTCATTGCCGGACGCATCCGTGCTGTTGCTGCAGTGGCCTACCTCGCCGCGCAGATCGTCGGCAGCGTGATTGGTGCAGCCCTTGTCTACATCGTGGTGACCATGGTCCCCGTGCTCACGGATTCCCGGGCTGCCTTCGGGTCCACCGCAGCCGGCTTCGGCGAGCACGCCGTGGCGCAGACCCAGATGGCCGGCGTGTTGCTGGTGGAAGTTATTGGTTCGGCTCTCCTTGTTGCCGTCTTCCTCGGCGCTACCGCAGGACGCCGGGCGGTGCCGGCCGTGGCCCCCTTCGCGGTAGGACTTTCGGTGGCTGTGCTGGTGCAATTCGGCCAGGTTCTTGGCAACCTTCCGTTCAACCCGGCCCGCGCTACCGCGCAGGCATTCTTCAGTCCCTCATGGGCCCTGGACGGTCTGTGGCTTTTCTGGGTGGCCCCGCTCATGGGTGCGGCCCTGGCCGGCCTGGCTTTCCGTGGATTCCAGGGCTTGTCCGCTGGCTCTGACGCAGCGGCCGAACCCCAAACCGGTTCCGATGCCATCAACGACGACTTTGATGCGGCCACGGTCGAGGATGCTTCGGACTCCGGAACGGACGACGCCGCTGCGCAGCAGCTTCCGGCCAAGCCGGTACACGATGACGCCCGGGACTTTTTCGACAACAAGAAGGGCTAG
- a CDS encoding DUF202 domain-containing protein, which produces MRGAIPEATRDPGLQPERTTLAWRRTLISLVVVDLFIWRSWLKSEPSPVSLVSGLPGLDYQGICALMAAAATVVLASVVWIRSRQLQAGIAASSAQLILASTLAVMGLGAAAIAAIALGG; this is translated from the coding sequence GTGAGGGGCGCCATTCCGGAAGCCACCCGCGATCCCGGGCTGCAGCCGGAACGAACTACCCTGGCGTGGCGCAGGACCCTGATCTCCCTGGTGGTGGTGGACCTGTTCATCTGGCGCAGCTGGTTGAAGTCCGAGCCATCTCCGGTCAGTCTCGTCAGCGGCCTGCCCGGGCTCGACTATCAAGGAATCTGCGCCCTCATGGCTGCCGCAGCCACCGTGGTCCTGGCTTCCGTGGTGTGGATCCGGTCCCGACAGCTGCAGGCAGGAATCGCTGCATCCTCCGCGCAGCTGATTCTGGCCAGCACATTGGCCGTCATGGGGCTGGGCGCCGCCGCGATCGCGGCCATTGCCTTGGGCGGATAA
- a CDS encoding YidH family protein, with protein MREPAWRQTGKTPDYRFSLANERTFLAWIRTSLALLAGAVAVDQLAPNIAPTPVRLVLCVLLALVGAGLAALSYRRWGRMEAAMRNDEALPFSRVMLFMTIVVAVAAFAFAVLILVAR; from the coding sequence GTGCGTGAACCTGCTTGGCGACAAACGGGCAAGACTCCCGACTACCGGTTTTCGCTGGCCAACGAACGCACCTTCCTGGCCTGGATCCGAACCTCGCTTGCTTTGCTTGCCGGAGCAGTCGCCGTCGATCAGCTGGCGCCAAATATCGCGCCGACGCCGGTCCGCCTGGTTTTGTGTGTGTTGCTCGCCCTCGTGGGGGCCGGCCTTGCGGCCCTGTCCTACCGCAGGTGGGGCCGGATGGAAGCTGCCATGCGCAACGATGAGGCACTGCCTTTCTCCCGCGTGATGTTGTTCATGACCATCGTTGTTGCCGTCGCGGCCTTTGCCTTCGCGGTGCTGATCCTGGTGGCCCGTTGA
- a CDS encoding ADP-ribosylglycohydrolase family protein — MSAEATSTTAPSFPSRVYGALLGGALGDSLGYAVEFDSIAAIRAHYGPDGLTSFGQLDGGSHFSDDTQMTLYTVDGLVEALEWANDGVAADETACLWLAYLRWLATQDVEVSSSAPVPQPRWIDAQEVLRHRRAPGNACLSGLASGEMGTAARPVNPDSKGCGTVMRSAPFGLIPHISPDAVYKLSSDAASLTHGHPSARLSAAAFSLLIHNIVAGGSIRGAAQEALAYTDGVSTQAPELRERLQAALELSLETAGLNPEDLTTTLGEGWVAEEALAVALYAVLSTTDGDPAEHFRKAIAVAINHSGDSDSTGSIAGNILGAYYGEQCLPEDWLAALEAPEVVRGMADRLIAVTTG; from the coding sequence ATGAGTGCTGAAGCTACCTCCACCACCGCGCCGTCCTTCCCCTCCCGCGTCTATGGCGCCCTGTTGGGTGGAGCCTTGGGCGATTCCCTGGGTTACGCCGTGGAGTTCGACTCCATTGCCGCGATCCGCGCGCACTACGGACCAGACGGCCTGACCTCCTTTGGACAGCTCGACGGCGGCAGCCACTTTTCGGACGATACCCAGATGACGCTCTATACGGTGGATGGCCTGGTGGAGGCACTTGAATGGGCAAACGACGGAGTCGCCGCCGACGAAACCGCCTGCCTCTGGCTCGCCTACCTGCGATGGCTGGCAACCCAGGATGTGGAAGTTTCCTCCTCTGCTCCCGTCCCGCAGCCCCGGTGGATCGACGCCCAAGAGGTGCTCCGGCACCGGCGGGCGCCCGGCAACGCCTGCCTGAGCGGACTCGCTTCCGGCGAGATGGGCACAGCGGCACGGCCGGTCAATCCCGACTCCAAAGGATGCGGCACGGTGATGCGCTCGGCACCGTTCGGCCTGATCCCCCACATCTCCCCGGATGCGGTCTACAAGCTCAGCTCAGATGCTGCTTCTCTGACGCACGGCCATCCCTCGGCACGACTGAGCGCTGCGGCCTTCAGCCTGCTGATCCACAACATCGTCGCGGGAGGCAGCATCCGCGGGGCGGCGCAAGAGGCGCTGGCCTACACTGACGGCGTGTCAACGCAGGCGCCCGAACTTCGCGAGCGCCTGCAGGCGGCATTAGAGTTGTCGCTGGAGACGGCCGGACTTAATCCTGAGGACCTCACCACGACGCTGGGTGAGGGGTGGGTGGCCGAGGAGGCCCTCGCCGTCGCCCTTTACGCTGTCCTGTCCACCACGGACGGTGACCCTGCAGAGCACTTCCGCAAAGCGATTGCAGTGGCCATCAACCACAGCGGCGACAGCGACTCCACCGGCTCCATCGCCGGAAACATCCTGGGAGCCTACTACGGCGAACAGTGCCTCCCCGAAGACTGGTTGGCCGCGCTGGAAGCGCCCGAGGTTGTTCGCGGCATGGCAGACCGGCTCATTGCCGTCACTACCGGCTGA
- a CDS encoding DUF4395 domain-containing protein: MTKPTLPVTPTRQTGARVNRGVDWRAVFAFPNPVNEYAARITAGLVVLLAVATLVTGWGWGLVVLAAGFWLRVLFGPRISPLALLSVKVLAPRIGHAKLVAGPPKRFAQGMGAAMTSAAVVLFFTGLQPAAWVVLALLIVAASLESFVGYCLGCAIFGVLQRRGLIPDDICEACNNITLRSL; encoded by the coding sequence ATGACAAAGCCAACCCTTCCTGTAACGCCAACGCGCCAGACCGGGGCGCGCGTGAACCGCGGGGTTGATTGGCGGGCTGTGTTCGCCTTCCCCAACCCTGTCAACGAGTACGCCGCCCGTATCACCGCCGGCCTCGTGGTGCTGCTGGCTGTCGCGACACTGGTGACGGGTTGGGGCTGGGGCTTGGTGGTCCTGGCCGCAGGATTCTGGCTCCGGGTGCTTTTTGGTCCACGGATTTCCCCGTTGGCGCTGCTGTCCGTTAAGGTCCTGGCGCCCCGGATCGGTCACGCCAAGCTGGTTGCCGGTCCTCCCAAGCGTTTCGCCCAAGGGATGGGTGCCGCCATGACGAGTGCCGCCGTCGTGCTGTTTTTTACTGGCCTCCAGCCGGCCGCCTGGGTCGTCCTCGCATTGTTGATCGTTGCTGCGTCGCTGGAATCGTTTGTTGGCTACTGCCTTGGCTGTGCGATCTTTGGCGTGCTGCAGCGCCGCGGACTCATTCCCGACGACATCTGCGAGGCCTGCAACAACATCACGCTGCGCAGCTTGTAG
- a CDS encoding exonuclease domain-containing protein has protein sequence MALDFTAIDFETANGFRGSPCSVGLSKVRGGVVVEEASWLMRPPENHDHFEFHNTRIHGIRAEDVAGQPRFGELFPEIGAFIGDDILAAHNAAFDLGVIRSGLEVSGLPGPAYDYVCTVMLSRRCYSLVSNSLPYAAEEAGVPLVNHHDAAEDARACAGILVDIARRNNANSIAELYLSLGLNLPKQPAFDPSHGLSKATRSALAVRTGGALTAGPAGTAEAPGWSAWPEEGPNPLPNPAAEPGHPLFGQTVVFTGDLAITRPEAKSRAADMGARPESRVTARTTVLIVGDGFVAGDLRAGRLTGKAKRVLELHAKGQQIEVVSEGEFLQMVGGA, from the coding sequence GTGGCATTGGACTTTACGGCGATCGACTTCGAAACAGCCAACGGCTTCAGGGGGTCCCCGTGTTCGGTGGGACTGAGCAAGGTCCGTGGGGGAGTCGTGGTGGAGGAAGCCTCGTGGCTGATGCGCCCGCCCGAAAACCACGATCACTTCGAATTCCACAACACCCGGATCCACGGGATACGTGCTGAGGACGTCGCCGGGCAACCCAGGTTCGGGGAGCTTTTCCCGGAAATCGGCGCCTTCATCGGTGACGACATCCTCGCAGCACACAATGCAGCGTTCGATCTTGGCGTCATCAGGTCCGGTTTGGAAGTCTCTGGGCTTCCCGGTCCGGCCTATGACTACGTCTGTACCGTGATGCTGTCACGGCGCTGCTATTCGCTGGTGTCGAACTCGCTGCCGTACGCGGCCGAGGAAGCCGGTGTGCCGCTGGTGAACCACCACGACGCCGCCGAAGACGCCCGTGCCTGCGCCGGAATCCTGGTGGACATTGCCAGGCGCAACAACGCCAACAGCATCGCCGAACTCTACCTTTCCCTGGGCCTGAACCTGCCCAAACAGCCCGCATTTGATCCCTCCCACGGGTTGTCGAAGGCCACCAGATCCGCCCTCGCTGTCCGGACCGGCGGTGCGTTGACAGCGGGTCCTGCAGGGACTGCGGAAGCCCCGGGCTGGTCGGCGTGGCCGGAAGAAGGCCCCAACCCCCTGCCCAACCCCGCGGCCGAACCCGGACATCCGCTCTTCGGGCAGACGGTGGTGTTCACGGGCGATCTCGCCATCACCCGGCCTGAAGCGAAGTCGCGGGCCGCTGACATGGGAGCCCGACCGGAAAGCCGCGTTACTGCACGTACGACAGTTTTGATCGTTGGCGACGGATTCGTCGCAGGCGACCTTCGCGCGGGACGACTCACGGGCAAGGCAAAACGCGTTCTGGAGCTGCACGCCAAGGGCCAGCAGATCGAAGTGGTCTCAGAGGGCGAGTTCCTGCAAATGGTGGGCGGCGCCTGA
- a CDS encoding DedA family protein, giving the protein MSDLAVSTFGGAGPVQPAMASFLPDWLNPQIFLADPALAPWVVLLVCGIVFAETGLLVGFFLPGDSMLFTAGLLVATDTIKFNIWALAGLIIVSAIIGNQTGYLIGSKAGPAIFNRPDSRLFKKENVESAHAFFEKHGGKALILARFVPIIRTFVPVIVGVAQMDKRKFFIFNVIGALLWGGGVTFLGYVLGDRIPWVSKNLDIIFIVIVLISVIPVIIEVARGFVAKRKAAAEGTDPVEEFIDEHEAGKHTER; this is encoded by the coding sequence ATGAGCGACCTTGCCGTATCCACTTTCGGGGGCGCAGGCCCCGTGCAGCCGGCCATGGCGTCGTTCCTGCCGGACTGGTTGAACCCCCAGATCTTCCTGGCCGACCCTGCCTTGGCCCCGTGGGTCGTGCTGCTGGTGTGCGGCATTGTGTTTGCTGAAACCGGGCTGCTGGTGGGCTTCTTCCTGCCGGGTGACTCAATGCTCTTCACGGCCGGACTCCTCGTCGCAACCGACACCATCAAGTTCAACATCTGGGCCCTCGCAGGCCTGATCATCGTCTCAGCCATCATTGGAAACCAGACCGGTTACCTCATCGGTTCAAAGGCCGGCCCGGCGATCTTCAACCGCCCTGATTCCAGGCTCTTCAAGAAGGAAAACGTCGAGAGCGCGCACGCGTTCTTCGAAAAGCATGGCGGCAAGGCCTTGATCCTCGCCCGGTTTGTCCCCATCATCCGCACCTTCGTCCCTGTCATCGTGGGCGTTGCCCAGATGGACAAGCGGAAGTTCTTCATCTTCAACGTCATCGGCGCGCTCCTCTGGGGCGGTGGCGTCACCTTCCTCGGTTATGTCCTGGGAGATCGCATTCCGTGGGTCAGCAAGAACCTGGACATCATCTTCATCGTCATCGTCCTGATCTCTGTTATCCCGGTCATCATCGAGGTCGCCCGGGGGTTCGTGGCGAAGCGGAAGGCCGCAGCCGAAGGGACCGACCCGGTGGAGGAATTCATCGACGAACACGAGGCCGGAAAGCACACGGAGCGCTAG